Proteins encoded together in one Candidatus Lariskella endosymbiont of Epinotia ramella window:
- the pheS gene encoding phenylalanine--tRNA ligase subunit alpha has translation MLNIDIIESTFLDKLKSATTEQDIISLKAEFLGRSGLLTTEMKSLSLITQEERKSVGQRINKLKDFILDQLQQKHAAIEEAALDLELFAQSIDITLPTRNFSYGTEHPISKVISDITEILRLMGFVCISGPEIEDDWHNFTALNIPESHPARQSHDTFYIKDRSLLLRTHTSSVEIRHMQNNKPPIKILSIGKVYRADYDATHTPMFHQAEGLYIAKDVEIGHLKWCLTNLLQSFFGFSDENAIRFRSSYFPFTSPSFEVDIRCDRSARGALKIGKGDDWLEVLGCGMTHPKVLQNVGIDSREYRGFAFGAGIERLAMLKYQIADLRKFFDCDMRWLSCFKAL, from the coding sequence ATGTTAAACATCGATATAATAGAGAGCACCTTTTTAGATAAATTGAAAAGCGCAACTACAGAGCAAGACATAATATCTTTAAAAGCCGAATTTCTAGGTAGAAGTGGTCTACTGACCACGGAAATGAAATCACTTTCTCTTATTACGCAGGAGGAACGAAAGAGCGTTGGGCAACGTATAAATAAGCTTAAAGATTTCATTTTAGATCAATTGCAACAAAAACACGCAGCAATTGAAGAAGCCGCACTCGATTTAGAGCTTTTTGCACAAAGTATAGATATTACACTACCGACACGTAATTTCAGCTATGGAACGGAGCATCCAATTAGTAAAGTAATTAGCGATATTACTGAGATATTGAGGCTTATGGGGTTCGTATGTATTTCAGGGCCAGAGATTGAAGACGATTGGCATAACTTTACTGCGCTGAATATCCCAGAATCCCACCCTGCTAGACAATCTCATGATACATTCTACATCAAGGATAGATCACTGCTTCTCAGAACACATACCTCCTCCGTTGAAATAAGGCATATGCAAAATAATAAACCGCCTATCAAAATATTATCAATTGGTAAGGTTTACAGAGCAGATTATGATGCAACACATACGCCAATGTTCCATCAAGCTGAGGGACTTTATATAGCAAAGGATGTAGAAATAGGACATCTCAAATGGTGTTTAACCAACTTACTCCAATCATTTTTCGGCTTCAGTGACGAAAATGCTATACGTTTTAGAAGTAGTTACTTTCCATTCACATCACCATCTTTTGAAGTAGATATCAGATGCGATAGAAGTGCAAGAGGTGCACTGAAGATAGGAAAAGGTGATGATTGGTTAGAGGTATTAGGATGCGGAATGACGCATCCTAAAGTATTACAAAACGTAGGTATTGATAGCAGAGAATATAGAGGATTTGCTTTTGGAGCAGGAATAGAAAGACTTGCAATGCTGAAATATCAGATTGCGGATTTAAGAAAATTTTTTGATTGCGATATGAGATGGTTGAGTTGTTTTAAAGCCCTTTAA
- a CDS encoding FixH family protein, with product MIKNPAQIEQLDKKPHLLQAKHYLLAGFVFFFIILSFMEFLLVYTAKVSDTGVVIEGSKREQMQYNSKLIAARKKQELLGWQGNIDVQQNASFISVIFTLKDSEGKDVICNNAKAILMRPVTAKYDKTIVLDLKNQQYVGGFKLPLPGQWDIHVDAICNYEVEFSSDKRIIAQFNR from the coding sequence ATGATCAAAAATCCAGCACAAATAGAGCAATTAGACAAAAAGCCGCATTTGTTGCAAGCAAAACACTACCTTCTTGCTGGATTCGTTTTCTTCTTTATAATTTTATCATTTATGGAATTTTTGCTTGTGTATACAGCTAAAGTTTCAGACACTGGTGTCGTCATAGAGGGCTCAAAACGTGAACAAATGCAGTATAACAGCAAGTTGATTGCAGCAAGAAAAAAACAAGAATTACTAGGATGGCAGGGTAATATAGATGTGCAACAGAATGCATCTTTCATCAGCGTCATTTTTACTCTAAAAGATAGCGAAGGAAAGGATGTTATATGTAATAATGCTAAAGCAATACTAATGAGACCTGTCACTGCTAAATATGATAAAACTATAGTACTTGATCTTAAGAATCAACAGTATGTAGGAGGTTTCAAGCTCCCTTTACCTGGACAATGGGATATCCATGTAGATGCTATTTGTAATTATGAGGTTGAATTTTCCTCTGATAAGCGTATTATCGCACAATTTAACAGATAA
- the hflK gene encoding FtsH protease activity modulator HflK, translating into MKNFTTAYQFENPWEGGPKKSNPQKGASQEDPSKELEEMLKKGRTKIMDFLSSKNDSCGFQYGSKPGAAGKSWGWFFFIIILFALLAWLSTGFYTIDTDEQGVVMRFGRYNRISTPGLNWKLPSPVETVEKVSVTRINKEVIGFKASQNQRAPAQEGADDSISIPKESQMLTGDENIMDLHFSVQWYIKDPSRYLFNIRDDIGENTIRVASESAMRQVVGLAKISEALSEQRQGIEHKAKAVLQDMLDSYNSGIEVVSLGILYSYVAPEVRDAYRDIQSAKADKEREINQAQAYKNDIIPRARGGAQAIIQEAMAYKDSVVARAQGEAERFSAVVAQYQKAKDVTRKNMYINTMEQVLKNKEKVIIDKRITGNGTIPVIPMKDLFEVNKN; encoded by the coding sequence ATGAAAAACTTCACTACCGCATATCAATTTGAGAATCCTTGGGAAGGTGGTCCCAAGAAATCCAATCCACAAAAGGGCGCATCTCAAGAAGATCCTAGTAAAGAGCTAGAAGAGATGCTAAAAAAAGGCAGGACAAAAATAATGGATTTTTTGTCTTCAAAAAATGACTCTTGTGGGTTTCAATACGGCAGCAAACCTGGAGCAGCAGGCAAAAGTTGGGGCTGGTTCTTCTTCATCATCATATTGTTTGCTTTATTAGCATGGCTTTCTACAGGGTTTTATACCATAGATACCGATGAGCAAGGTGTGGTAATGAGGTTTGGTAGATATAACAGAATTTCCACTCCTGGTTTAAATTGGAAACTTCCTTCTCCTGTGGAAACTGTGGAGAAAGTGAGTGTGACCAGAATTAATAAAGAGGTAATAGGTTTTAAAGCTTCTCAAAACCAAAGAGCTCCGGCTCAAGAAGGTGCTGATGATTCAATAAGTATACCAAAAGAAAGTCAAATGTTGACTGGCGATGAAAATATAATGGATCTTCACTTTTCTGTGCAGTGGTATATAAAAGATCCAAGTCGTTACCTGTTTAATATAAGAGATGATATCGGAGAGAATACTATAAGAGTTGCGTCTGAAAGTGCTATGCGCCAGGTTGTTGGGCTTGCAAAAATATCTGAAGCTCTTTCAGAACAGAGGCAAGGGATAGAGCATAAGGCTAAGGCTGTACTGCAAGATATGTTGGATAGTTATAATTCTGGAATAGAGGTTGTGAGCTTAGGTATATTATATAGCTATGTAGCTCCAGAAGTTAGAGATGCATATAGAGATATTCAATCTGCTAAGGCTGATAAAGAGCGCGAGATAAATCAAGCGCAGGCTTATAAGAATGATATTATTCCGCGTGCTAGAGGTGGCGCTCAAGCTATAATACAGGAAGCGATGGCATATAAAGATAGTGTTGTCGCAAGAGCACAAGGAGAGGCAGAAAGATTTTCAGCCGTGGTTGCTCAATATCAGAAAGCAAAAGATGTGACGAGGAAAAACATGTATATAAATACAATGGAACAGGTTCTCAAGAACAAAGAGAAAGTAATTATAGATAAGAGAATCACAGGAAATGGTACAATCCCAGTGATTCCCATGAAGGACTTATTTGAAGTGAATAAGAACTAA
- the hflC gene encoding protease modulator HflC encodes MKKLYFAGFIVVAVIMVLSSSLYVLDQREYALVLQFGDVVSEEKEPGLKIKIPLIQNVVFFDNRIQHLTFSPGESSEVMALDQKTMKLDAFAKYRIVDPLKFYQSTQNEQRFKMRIGAIMESSIREVIGTFLFIDVLGTHRNDITKKVTELVNSHAVNFGVEIIDVRIVRVNLPDKAKNAVYERMRTERQKEAAEIRAQGAEEAQVIKAGADRDRTVILAEANKSAEILKGQGEAEAIRIFSNSFGQDPEFFGFSRSLEAYKNAFLDANTKFILSSDSEFAKYFTQ; translated from the coding sequence ATGAAAAAACTTTATTTTGCTGGATTTATAGTTGTTGCGGTAATTATGGTTCTATCTAGTTCACTCTATGTACTGGATCAGCGTGAGTATGCATTAGTCTTACAATTTGGTGATGTAGTCAGCGAGGAGAAAGAGCCGGGACTCAAGATAAAGATACCTTTGATACAAAATGTAGTGTTCTTTGATAATAGAATTCAACATTTAACTTTTAGTCCTGGTGAGTCTAGTGAGGTTATGGCTCTTGATCAAAAAACTATGAAGCTTGACGCCTTTGCTAAGTATAGGATAGTTGACCCGCTAAAATTTTACCAATCTACTCAAAATGAGCAGAGATTCAAGATGAGGATTGGTGCAATAATGGAATCTAGCATAAGAGAAGTTATAGGTACTTTTTTGTTTATAGATGTACTTGGTACTCATAGGAATGATATTACCAAAAAAGTGACTGAGCTTGTGAATAGTCATGCTGTAAATTTCGGCGTTGAGATTATAGATGTTCGAATAGTCCGAGTGAATCTTCCGGATAAGGCTAAGAATGCTGTTTATGAGCGTATGAGAACAGAACGTCAAAAAGAAGCTGCTGAGATCAGAGCGCAAGGGGCTGAGGAAGCTCAGGTTATAAAAGCAGGAGCAGATAGAGATAGAACTGTAATTCTTGCAGAGGCTAATAAATCTGCTGAGATTTTGAAAGGTCAAGGTGAAGCAGAAGCGATTCGCATATTTTCCAATTCCTTTGGGCAGGATCCTGAATTCTTTGGTTTCTCTAGGTCACTTGAAGCTTATAAAAATGCGTTCCTAGATGCGAATACAAAGTTTATACTATCGTCAGATAGCGAGTTTGCTAAATATTTTACCCAGTGA
- a CDS encoding transposase → MLLIVIPRSGLQENAYWQYFCGYDDFKNDIIVSESCIRRFRQDL, encoded by the coding sequence ATGCTTCTGATTGTTATACCGAGGAGTGGACTTCAGGAAAATGCATATTGGCAGTATTTTTGTGGATATGACGATTTCAAAAATGACATAATTGTATCTGAAAGTTGCATAAGAAGATTTCGTCAAGATCTGTGA
- the rpoZ gene encoding DNA-directed RNA polymerase subunit omega, which translates to MARVTIEDCVKKVPNRFELVVLAARRAKEIALGCAALLPKDNDKPAVIALREIAAGVVSIDSLRSAVAKHFQIDHTNKQNDNNIPAHSPFTEKSN; encoded by the coding sequence ATGGCAAGAGTTACTATAGAAGATTGTGTTAAAAAGGTGCCAAACAGATTTGAATTGGTCGTTTTAGCTGCAAGAAGAGCTAAGGAAATTGCTCTTGGCTGTGCTGCACTACTGCCAAAAGACAATGATAAACCTGCTGTTATAGCGTTAAGAGAGATAGCAGCTGGCGTTGTTTCAATTGATTCTTTGAGATCTGCGGTAGCAAAGCATTTTCAAATTGACCATACTAATAAGCAGAACGATAACAATATACCAGCGCATTCTCCATTCACTGAGAAAAGTAATTAA
- the rpsI gene encoding 30S ribosomal protein S9 yields the protein MVLEKNKGSERLYATGRRKESSARVWLKRGSGSIVVNSKPLEEYFVRPVLRVIINQPFAITNTSGQYDVFCTVKGGGTSGQAGAIMHGITRALDVADPNLHSTLSSAGLLTRDSRTVERKKPGRKKARKRFQFSKR from the coding sequence ATGGTGCTTGAAAAAAATAAAGGTAGCGAGAGGCTATATGCTACTGGTCGTAGGAAAGAATCCTCTGCCAGAGTGTGGTTAAAACGTGGGAGCGGCAGCATAGTTGTGAACAGTAAACCACTGGAAGAGTATTTTGTGAGGCCGGTTTTGCGTGTTATCATCAATCAGCCTTTTGCAATTACTAATACATCTGGACAGTATGATGTGTTCTGCACAGTTAAAGGTGGCGGCACTTCAGGACAGGCTGGCGCAATCATGCATGGAATAACAAGAGCACTTGATGTCGCAGATCCAAATTTGCACTCAACTCTTAGCTCTGCTGGTCTTTTAACTAGAGATAGTAGGACAGTTGAACGTAAGAAACCTGGTCGTAAAAAAGCAAGAAAACGCTTCCAGTTTTCTAAACGCTAG
- the rplM gene encoding 50S ribosomal protein L13: protein MPSYTAGTFNIKPKEVKKNWFIIDVSGMPLGRVAARVAMILRGKHKATFTPHIDCGDNVIVVNAKEIKVTGKKLEQSKFFWHTGYPGGIKERSFGDILSGKFPERLFKKAVERMLPKDSPLARKQMGNLYVYPGVSHPHAGQQPQEHKVKVSAN from the coding sequence ATGCCTTCTTATACTGCAGGTACTTTCAATATCAAGCCTAAAGAGGTTAAGAAGAATTGGTTTATTATTGATGTTTCTGGAATGCCTTTAGGGCGTGTTGCAGCACGTGTTGCGATGATTCTGCGTGGGAAGCATAAAGCTACTTTTACACCGCATATTGATTGTGGTGATAACGTAATAGTCGTCAACGCAAAAGAAATAAAGGTTACTGGCAAAAAACTCGAGCAAAGCAAATTTTTCTGGCATACTGGATATCCAGGTGGTATCAAAGAACGTTCATTTGGCGACATATTATCTGGCAAATTTCCTGAGAGATTATTTAAAAAGGCTGTTGAGAGGATGCTTCCTAAGGATAGCCCTTTGGCACGCAAGCAGATGGGGAACCTTTATGTGTATCCTGGAGTAAGTCATCCGCATGCTGGTCAGCAACCACAGGAGCATAAGGTAAAAGTCAGTGCAAATTAA
- a CDS encoding thioredoxin family protein translates to MNRKTLFIAVIALLLSAIAQFQIALASGNINKITSQELKNELYADDAQVKILFVFTSWCGVCKRSMPDLINLHEKFAEGKEAKIIALSIDHDLKKLEQYVGSIDARNLYISALDFSSSRDIITAFKELDVNYNGSIPYIVIAYNGKLLASGNYDVNSLYNAVLHIRSDSRNH, encoded by the coding sequence ATGAATAGAAAGACTCTGTTTATTGCCGTTATTGCGCTTTTATTATCGGCTATCGCTCAATTCCAAATTGCATTAGCAAGTGGGAATATCAACAAGATAACAAGTCAAGAGTTGAAGAATGAATTATATGCTGATGATGCACAAGTAAAAATCCTTTTTGTATTCACTTCATGGTGTGGAGTTTGCAAGAGGAGTATGCCAGATCTAATCAATCTTCATGAAAAATTTGCTGAAGGAAAAGAGGCTAAGATCATCGCTTTAAGTATAGATCATGATCTTAAGAAGTTAGAGCAATATGTAGGAAGTATTGATGCTAGAAATTTATATATATCTGCTCTCGATTTTAGTTCATCAAGAGATATCATAACTGCATTTAAAGAATTAGATGTGAACTACAATGGTTCGATCCCTTACATTGTGATAGCTTATAATGGGAAATTACTCGCAAGCGGAAATTATGACGTTAATTCGCTTTATAATGCAGTGTTGCATATACGAAGTGACTCACGGAACCATTAG
- a CDS encoding IS5 family transposase (programmed frameshift) has translation MKFENIKDEYAEEFRRLTGIKRGTFEVILSILKEAEAILKSQGGKPNKLALEDRLLMTLEYLREYRTYFHISRSYGISESACYRNIRWIEDTLIKDKRFSLPGRKALLKSDSEYELVLIDATETPIERPKKKQKHFYSGKKRRHTLKTQLIVDKRKKEIICTNFSNGKRHDFRLFKESGVHIHPEIKVLTDTGYQGIDKLHYNSELPKKKTKKRPLSRKDKKKNRQLSSERVLNENVIGMIKRFKIIADRYRNRRKRFGLRFNLLAGIYNFEL, from the exons ATGAAGTTTGAAAACATCAAAGATGAATACGCAGAAGAGTTTCGCAGGCTTACTGGCATTAAACGAGGAACGTTTGAAGTTATACTAAGTATATTAAAAGAAGCTGAAGCTATTTTAAAGTCTCAAGGTGGAAAACCCAATAAATTGGCTTTAGAAGATCGATTACTCATGACGCTTGAGTACTTGCGTGAATACAGGACATATTTTCATATTTCCCGCAGTTATGGAATAAGTGAAAGTGCCTGTTATCGTAATATACGTTGGATTGAAGATACTCTAATTAAAGATAAACGATTTTCACTACCTGGACGTAAAGCATTACTAAAAAGCGATTCTGAATACGAACTTGTGTTAATTGATGCTACTGAAACACCGATAGAACGACCTA AAAAAAAACAGAAGCACTTTTATTCGGGAAAAAAGAGGCGACATACTCTAAAAACTCAGCTTATTGTGGATAAAAGGAAAAAAGAAATCATTTGCACTAATTTTTCTAATGGCAAGCGTCATGATTTCAGGTTATTTAAAGAATCCGGAGTTCACATCCACCCTGAGATTAAAGTTCTTACAGATACTGGTTATCAAGGCATTGATAAGTTGCATTATAATTCAGAGTTACCAAAGAAAAAGACAAAAAAGCGACCACTAAGCAGGAAAGATAAAAAGAAAAATCGTCAATTGTCTAGTGAACGTGTTTTAAATGAAAACGTCATAGGCATGATCAAACGATTTAAAATTATCGCTGATCGTTATAGGAACAGAAGAAAACGATTCGGTTTAAGGTTTAATTTACTTGCTGGTATCTATAACTTTGAGCTTTAA
- the ileS gene encoding isoleucine--tRNA ligase has translation MSQTTYKQVDPNPNFSDIEKKILDKWRKEKSFERSVVGDKEYIFYDGPPFANGLPHYGHLLTGFIKDIFARYHTMLGERVERRFGWDCHGLPAEMASEKELGISGKLAIEEYGIDQFNAHCRTSVMRYTKEWEAYVERQARWVDFANDYKTMEMPYMESVIWAFKTLYEKGLIYQAMRVMPYSWACQTPVSDFETRMDNSYRRKESKAVTVLFKIKDAIKAICKNDQNCYFVVWTTTPWTLPSNLAIALGADIDYVILEKEGELYIIAEALMSKYANELGDNIVKKCKGSDLIGMHYEPLFDYFKDRTNAFVSLAADFVTTEDGTGIVHVAPGFGEDDQALCKENHIEIVCTVDSAGKFIFPVIDYLGMQVFEANDPIIIALKKKNLWIKTEQYLHNYPHCWRTDTPLIYKAVPSWYIKVTALKEQMIENNQKINWIPEHIKDGLFGKWLENARDWSISRNRYFGCPIPIWQSDDPKYPHIEVYGSIAQLEEAFGVKIEDLHRPFIDSLVKANPSDPTGKSKLRRVPEVLDCWFESGSMPFAQVHYPFENQEWFNTHAPADFIVEYVAQTRGWFYTLMVLSTALFDRPPFLHCICHGVILGGDGQKLSKRLKNYADPIDVFETLGADAMRWFMASSSVMRGHELLIDQEAASIKEVIRLVIKPLWNAYNFFVLYANIDKIIASTSIASENLLDRYIIAKCQQTLSTIKSSMDKYDTVSACAAAERFLEALNNWYIRRSRSRFWRFEKDDDKISAYNTLYTILTHFCLAIAPLLPMVTEEIYCNLNAEDKISLHLQKFPMIDESKIDYQLINDMEKVRDACNAALHIRNDLGIRIRQPLAKVTFIGVSSTLFGEELKQLILDEINVKSWENLAEDEISKYADFKLKLNLASIGKRLPGKVQSIIKASKNSEWRIKDNFVEISGEILKQEEFELKLEPKPEWTKNVVALSNSNALVLLDTNITKELEQEGIARDFIRVVQQARKDRNLKVTDRITVQFFTSSQNIIDSIEAWSKYIKEQTLSDSMLFVKSLEENGSIIIEINDKPIVLNLL, from the coding sequence ATGTCACAAACAACTTATAAACAAGTAGACCCAAATCCAAATTTTTCAGATATAGAAAAGAAAATTTTAGACAAATGGCGAAAGGAAAAATCTTTTGAAAGATCTGTTGTGGGAGACAAAGAATATATTTTTTATGACGGTCCACCTTTTGCAAACGGCCTACCTCACTATGGACATCTTCTGACAGGCTTTATCAAAGATATATTCGCAAGATATCATACTATGCTTGGAGAGCGTGTAGAACGTAGGTTCGGATGGGATTGTCATGGCCTTCCAGCTGAAATGGCCTCAGAAAAAGAGCTTGGAATATCTGGTAAGCTTGCCATAGAGGAATACGGGATAGATCAGTTCAACGCTCACTGTAGAACTTCTGTCATGAGATATACGAAAGAGTGGGAAGCATATGTGGAGCGGCAGGCGCGTTGGGTGGATTTCGCAAATGACTACAAGACTATGGAAATGCCCTATATGGAAAGTGTCATTTGGGCTTTTAAAACTCTATATGAAAAAGGCTTGATATACCAGGCAATGCGAGTAATGCCTTATTCTTGGGCATGCCAAACGCCAGTCTCTGATTTTGAGACAAGAATGGATAATTCTTATAGAAGAAAAGAAAGTAAAGCAGTTACTGTTTTATTTAAGATAAAAGATGCCATTAAGGCAATTTGTAAAAATGACCAGAATTGTTACTTCGTTGTTTGGACGACCACACCCTGGACTCTTCCATCAAATTTAGCAATCGCGCTTGGAGCGGATATAGATTATGTAATTCTAGAAAAAGAAGGCGAGCTCTATATTATAGCAGAAGCATTGATGTCTAAGTATGCCAATGAACTAGGTGATAATATAGTAAAAAAGTGCAAAGGCAGTGACTTAATTGGAATGCATTATGAACCGCTTTTTGACTATTTTAAAGATCGCACAAATGCGTTTGTATCGCTTGCAGCTGACTTTGTCACAACAGAAGATGGAACTGGAATAGTACATGTTGCACCAGGGTTTGGAGAAGATGATCAAGCGCTTTGCAAAGAAAACCATATAGAGATAGTATGCACTGTGGACAGCGCTGGGAAATTTATATTTCCAGTAATAGATTATTTGGGCATGCAAGTATTTGAAGCAAACGATCCTATAATCATTGCACTAAAGAAGAAAAATTTATGGATAAAAACAGAGCAATATCTTCACAATTATCCGCATTGCTGGAGAACAGATACTCCATTGATTTATAAAGCTGTTCCTTCTTGGTATATAAAAGTCACAGCACTTAAAGAACAGATGATTGAAAATAATCAGAAGATTAACTGGATTCCAGAGCATATTAAAGATGGACTTTTTGGGAAGTGGCTTGAAAATGCCAGAGATTGGTCCATTTCACGAAACAGATATTTTGGCTGTCCTATTCCAATTTGGCAGAGTGATGACCCGAAATATCCTCATATTGAGGTATATGGCTCAATAGCACAGCTTGAGGAAGCTTTTGGTGTAAAAATAGAAGATCTGCATAGGCCGTTTATTGACTCCTTGGTTAAAGCAAACCCAAGTGACCCAACAGGAAAATCGAAGCTAAGAAGAGTGCCAGAAGTCTTAGATTGTTGGTTCGAAAGCGGCTCAATGCCATTTGCACAAGTGCATTACCCGTTTGAAAATCAGGAATGGTTTAATACACACGCACCAGCTGATTTTATAGTTGAATATGTTGCGCAGACTAGGGGCTGGTTCTATACGCTGATGGTTCTTTCAACAGCACTTTTTGATAGACCGCCGTTTTTACACTGTATTTGCCACGGTGTAATATTAGGTGGAGACGGACAAAAACTCTCTAAAAGACTCAAGAACTATGCAGATCCAATAGATGTATTTGAAACTCTCGGTGCTGACGCAATGCGCTGGTTTATGGCATCTTCCTCTGTAATGAGGGGACATGAACTTTTAATAGATCAGGAAGCCGCAAGCATAAAAGAGGTTATTAGGTTGGTAATAAAGCCACTTTGGAATGCATACAATTTCTTTGTTCTATACGCAAACATAGATAAAATTATAGCTTCCACAAGCATTGCTAGTGAAAATTTATTGGATAGATATATCATTGCAAAATGTCAGCAAACGCTCTCTACAATAAAATCTTCCATGGATAAATATGACACAGTTTCCGCATGCGCTGCTGCTGAGAGATTTTTAGAAGCTCTAAATAATTGGTATATAAGACGTTCAAGATCCAGGTTCTGGAGATTTGAGAAGGATGATGACAAGATATCTGCTTATAACACTTTATACACCATTTTGACGCATTTTTGTCTTGCGATAGCGCCACTTTTACCGATGGTGACAGAAGAGATTTACTGCAATTTAAATGCGGAAGATAAAATTAGCCTGCACTTACAAAAATTTCCAATGATTGATGAATCAAAAATAGACTATCAGCTGATTAATGATATGGAAAAAGTGAGGGATGCATGTAACGCGGCCCTACATATCAGGAATGATCTTGGAATTAGAATAAGGCAGCCTCTAGCAAAAGTGACATTTATAGGAGTTTCCAGTACGCTATTTGGTGAAGAACTAAAGCAACTAATTCTAGATGAAATAAACGTGAAAAGTTGGGAAAATCTAGCAGAAGATGAAATATCTAAATACGCAGATTTTAAATTGAAGCTGAATCTTGCAAGCATTGGGAAAAGGCTGCCAGGGAAGGTTCAGTCTATAATTAAAGCAAGTAAAAATTCAGAATGGAGAATAAAAGATAATTTTGTCGAAATCAGTGGTGAAATTCTAAAACAAGAAGAGTTTGAGCTTAAACTTGAGCCAAAACCAGAGTGGACAAAAAATGTTGTTGCCCTTTCAAACAGTAATGCTTTGGTATTGTTAGATACCAATATAACAAAAGAGTTGGAGCAAGAGGGAATTGCTAGAGATTTTATAAGAGTTGTGCAGCAGGCAAGAAAAGACAGAAATTTAAAAGTTACTGATCGTATTACTGTACAATTTTTTACTAGCTCTCAAAATATAATCGATTCAATTGAGGCTTGGTCTAAATACATAAAAGAGCAAACTTTAAGTGATAGTATGCTATTTGTTAAATCTCTGGAGGAAAATGGTAGTATTATTATAGAAATAAATGACAAACCAATAGTGTTAAATCTGCTTTAG
- the gshB gene encoding glutathione synthase — translation MARIKNFSQIKIAIYREDIIMDIKKKSKKRIIAVQADPLSTFVLETDSTTLIAKAFESRGYSIFFYEPKNLSLWGTEVIAYGTFVRSSTHDSKKFDLVSEETLNLEDVVAVLIRQNPPFDINYINNTYILDLLKGRTIVSNDPSAIRNYPEKFFPFLFHDFLPPSLMTQNKDDAALFLSEHKQIILKPFGYYGGRDVIKLTIDDSNLEFILDSYFNKHNWVVAQRFLQEVYSKDKRLIFVDGKLVGALGRIPAIGDFRTNISHGAKNVVTHISAREQVLADLLSETFTRHNILLACVDMIDEYLIEVNITSPSTLTVFNEIYGARVQDLLVDAIEKRLQNDYVIGSAQLERV, via the coding sequence TTGGCGCGTATTAAAAATTTTTCTCAAATCAAAATAGCGATCTATAGGGAAGATATAATAATGGATATAAAAAAGAAGAGTAAAAAAAGAATTATAGCAGTGCAGGCAGATCCGCTGTCTACTTTCGTCTTGGAGACAGATAGCACAACCTTAATAGCGAAAGCTTTTGAATCTAGAGGATATAGCATATTTTTCTATGAACCCAAAAATCTTTCACTTTGGGGAACTGAAGTTATAGCGTATGGAACATTCGTTAGATCTTCCACTCATGATAGCAAGAAGTTCGACTTGGTTTCAGAGGAAACTTTGAATTTGGAAGATGTTGTTGCGGTTTTGATTAGGCAGAATCCGCCTTTTGATATAAATTATATAAACAATACGTATATATTGGATCTACTAAAAGGACGTACGATTGTCTCCAATGATCCGAGCGCAATTCGTAACTATCCTGAAAAGTTTTTTCCGTTTTTATTCCATGATTTCCTGCCACCCTCATTAATGACGCAGAATAAAGATGATGCTGCGCTATTCTTAAGTGAACATAAGCAAATAATCTTAAAGCCTTTTGGCTATTATGGTGGACGTGATGTAATAAAATTAACTATTGACGACAGCAATTTAGAATTTATATTAGACTCTTATTTTAACAAACATAATTGGGTGGTAGCGCAGCGCTTTTTGCAAGAAGTATATAGCAAAGATAAAAGACTCATTTTTGTGGATGGAAAGCTTGTTGGGGCTTTGGGAAGAATCCCTGCGATCGGAGATTTTAGAACAAATATATCTCATGGCGCAAAGAATGTTGTAACACACATTAGTGCGCGTGAACAAGTGTTGGCGGATCTGCTATCTGAGACCTTTACCCGGCACAATATATTATTAGCGTGTGTTGATATGATTGATGAGTATTTGATAGAGGTTAACATCACATCCCCTTCCACACTGACTGTGTTTAATGAAATATATGGGGCTAGAGTTCAGGATTTGCTGGTGGATGCTATAGAGAAACGTTTGCAGAATGATTACGTTATAGGCAGTGCCCAGCTAGAGCGTGTATAA